A stretch of the Rodentibacter haemolyticus genome encodes the following:
- the rpoC gene encoding DNA-directed RNA polymerase subunit beta' — protein MKDLVKFLKAQSKTSEDFDVIKIGLASPDMIRSWSFGEVKKPETINYRTFKPERDGLFCARIFGPVKDYECLCGKYKRLKHRGVICEKCGVEVTQTKVRRERMGHIELASPVAHIWFLKSLPSRIGLLLDMPLRDIERVLYFEMYIVTEPGMTDLERGQLLTEEQYLEAEDRWQDEFEAKMGAEAIQDLLKGMDLEVECEKLREELQETNSETKRKKITKRLKLLEAFVQSGNKPEWMVMTVLPVLPPDLRPLVPLDGGRFATSDLNDLYRRVINRNNRLKRLLDLIAPDIIVRNEKRMLQESVDALLDNGRRGRAITGSNRRPLKSLADMIKGKQGRFRQNLLGKRVDYSGRSVITVGPYLHLHQCGLPKKMALELFRPFIYAKLESRGYATTIKAAKKMVEREDAIVWDILAEVIREHPILLNRAPTLHRLGIQAFEPILIEGKAIQLHPLVCAAFNADFDGDQMAVHVPLTLEAQLEARALMMSTNNVLSPANGDPIIVPSQDVVLGLYYMTREKVNGKGEGMLLQDPREAEKAYRTGQAELHSRVKVRVTEYVKNEAGEFDAKTTLTDTTIGRAILWMIAPQGMPYSLFNQTLGKKAISKLINEAYRRLGLKEAVMFADQIMYTGFAYAARSGSSVGIDDMVIPEKKYEIISAAEEEVAEIQEQFQSGLVTAGERYNKVIDIWAAANERVAKAMMENLSTEEVINREGNPEKQASFNSIFMMADSGARGSAAQIRQLAGMRGLMARPDGSIIETPITANFREGLNVLQYFISTHGARKGLADTALKTANSGYLTRRLVDVAQDLVIIEDDCGTHEGLVMTPLIEGGDEKVPLRELVLGRVAAEDIYKPGTEEVLIARNTLLDEKLCDVLDENSVDSVKVRSVVTCDTDFGVCAKCYGRDLARGHLINQGEAIGVIAAQSIGEPGTQLTMRTFHIGGAASAAAKESSVQVKNTGTLHLANAKFVTNDEGKLVLTSRNTELTVTDAFGRTKEHYKVPYGAVLNKADGQEVNAGETVANWDPHTMPVVSEVSGFVKFIDIVDGLTVTRQTDELTGLSSIVVQDVGERATAGKDLRPTIKLVDAKGNDIFLPETDVIAQYFLPGKAIVSLDDGAAVRVGEPLARIPQESVGTKDITGGLPRVADLFEARKPKEPAILAEISGVVSFGKETKGKRRLLITPIEGEVYEEMIPKWRQLNVFEGEMVQRGDVISDGAETPHDILRLRGVRAVTEYIVNEVQDVYRLQGVKINDKHIEVIVRQMLRKAIITNAYDSEFLEGEQVEVARVKIVNRKREAEGKPPVEFERELLGITKASLATESFISAASFQETTRVLTEAAVAGKRDELRGLKENVIVGRLIPAGTGFAYHQNRIKNRQKALESSVKAIETPASSFVTDADIEAEFEFVADDATQSLAALLNSEMED, from the coding sequence GTGAAAGACTTAGTTAAGTTTTTAAAAGCACAGTCAAAAACCAGTGAAGATTTTGATGTGATTAAAATTGGGTTAGCCTCACCGGATATGATCCGCTCATGGTCGTTCGGTGAAGTAAAAAAACCTGAAACCATTAACTACCGTACATTCAAACCTGAACGTGACGGTCTTTTCTGCGCACGTATCTTCGGGCCGGTAAAAGACTACGAATGTTTATGTGGTAAATATAAACGTTTAAAACATCGCGGTGTAATTTGTGAAAAATGTGGTGTGGAAGTTACCCAAACTAAAGTTCGTCGTGAACGTATGGGACACATTGAATTAGCATCACCCGTAGCACACATTTGGTTTTTAAAATCACTTCCGTCCCGTATCGGTTTATTACTTGATATGCCGTTACGCGATATTGAGCGTGTACTTTATTTTGAAATGTACATCGTGACCGAGCCGGGTATGACGGATTTAGAGCGCGGTCAATTGTTAACCGAAGAACAATACCTTGAGGCAGAAGATCGCTGGCAAGATGAATTTGAAGCGAAAATGGGGGCGGAAGCTATCCAAGATCTCTTAAAAGGTATGGATCTTGAGGTGGAGTGTGAAAAATTACGTGAAGAATTGCAAGAAACCAATTCTGAAACCAAACGTAAGAAAATCACTAAACGCTTAAAATTATTAGAAGCCTTCGTTCAGTCCGGCAATAAACCGGAATGGATGGTGATGACCGTATTACCTGTGCTTCCGCCTGATTTACGTCCGTTAGTACCGCTTGATGGTGGGCGTTTTGCTACTTCGGATTTGAACGACTTATATCGCCGCGTTATTAACCGTAACAATCGTTTAAAACGTTTATTAGATTTAATCGCGCCGGATATTATCGTACGTAACGAAAAACGTATGTTGCAAGAATCTGTAGATGCGCTATTGGATAACGGTCGCCGTGGTCGTGCGATCACCGGTTCTAATCGCCGTCCGTTGAAATCATTAGCGGATATGATTAAGGGTAAACAAGGTCGTTTCCGTCAAAACTTACTTGGTAAACGTGTGGATTACTCCGGTCGTTCCGTAATCACCGTAGGACCATACTTACATTTACACCAATGCGGTTTGCCGAAAAAAATGGCATTGGAATTATTCCGTCCGTTTATCTATGCGAAATTAGAAAGCCGTGGTTATGCAACCACCATTAAAGCGGCGAAGAAAATGGTTGAGCGTGAAGATGCTATCGTGTGGGATATTCTTGCGGAAGTGATTCGCGAACACCCGATTCTATTAAACCGTGCGCCGACACTTCACCGTTTAGGTATCCAAGCCTTTGAACCGATTTTGATCGAAGGTAAAGCGATTCAATTACACCCGCTTGTTTGTGCGGCGTTTAATGCGGACTTCGATGGCGACCAAATGGCGGTTCACGTTCCATTAACGTTAGAAGCACAGCTGGAAGCGCGTGCGTTGATGATGTCAACCAACAACGTACTTTCTCCGGCAAACGGTGATCCGATTATCGTTCCATCGCAAGACGTGGTGTTGGGTCTTTACTATATGACCCGTGAAAAAGTAAACGGTAAAGGCGAAGGAATGTTATTACAAGACCCACGCGAAGCGGAAAAAGCATATCGCACCGGTCAAGCGGAATTACATTCTCGCGTAAAAGTGCGTGTTACCGAATATGTGAAAAATGAAGCGGGCGAATTTGATGCGAAAACCACATTGACTGATACCACTATCGGCCGTGCAATTTTGTGGATGATTGCTCCGCAAGGTATGCCGTATTCATTATTCAACCAAACATTAGGTAAAAAAGCCATTTCAAAATTGATTAACGAGGCTTACCGCCGTTTAGGCTTGAAAGAAGCGGTAATGTTTGCAGACCAAATTATGTACACCGGTTTTGCTTACGCAGCACGTTCTGGTTCATCTGTCGGTATTGACGATATGGTGATTCCTGAGAAGAAATACGAAATTATTTCTGCAGCGGAAGAAGAAGTGGCGGAAATTCAAGAACAATTCCAATCAGGTCTTGTTACCGCAGGTGAACGTTATAATAAAGTAATCGATATTTGGGCCGCAGCGAATGAACGCGTCGCAAAAGCAATGATGGAAAACCTTTCAACGGAAGAAGTTATCAACCGTGAAGGTAATCCTGAAAAACAAGCGTCATTCAATAGTATCTTTATGATGGCGGATTCCGGTGCGCGTGGTTCTGCGGCACAGATTCGTCAGTTAGCCGGTATGCGTGGTTTGATGGCTCGTCCGGACGGTTCGATTATCGAAACGCCAATTACTGCGAACTTCCGTGAAGGTTTGAACGTATTGCAGTACTTTATTTCAACCCACGGTGCACGTAAAGGTTTGGCGGATACCGCATTGAAAACGGCAAACTCCGGTTATTTGACCCGTCGTTTGGTTGATGTTGCGCAAGACCTGGTGATCATTGAAGACGACTGTGGTACGCACGAGGGCTTGGTAATGACCCCGTTAATCGAAGGTGGTGATGAAAAAGTTCCGCTTCGCGAGTTAGTATTAGGTCGTGTTGCTGCGGAAGATATTTACAAACCGGGTACGGAAGAAGTCTTAATTGCGCGCAACACCTTATTAGATGAAAAACTCTGTGATGTGTTAGATGAAAACTCCGTGGACAGCGTAAAAGTGCGCTCGGTGGTAACCTGTGATACCGACTTCGGTGTGTGTGCGAAATGTTATGGTCGCGACTTAGCACGTGGTCACTTGATCAACCAAGGTGAAGCTATCGGTGTTATTGCGGCACAATCAATCGGTGAACCGGGTACACAGTTAACCATGCGTACGTTCCATATCGGTGGTGCGGCATCTGCGGCGGCGAAAGAATCTAGCGTACAGGTGAAAAATACCGGTACTTTACATTTAGCTAATGCAAAATTCGTAACGAATGATGAAGGCAAATTAGTCTTAACTTCACGTAACACAGAATTAACGGTTACAGATGCATTCGGTCGTACCAAAGAACATTATAAAGTGCCTTACGGTGCGGTATTGAATAAGGCTGACGGCCAAGAAGTAAATGCAGGCGAAACCGTTGCGAACTGGGATCCGCATACCATGCCGGTTGTCTCCGAAGTTTCAGGTTTTGTGAAATTCATTGATATCGTGGACGGTTTAACCGTAACACGTCAAACCGATGAATTAACCGGTCTTTCCTCTATTGTGGTACAAGATGTCGGTGAACGTGCAACGGCGGGCAAAGATTTACGTCCAACCATTAAATTGGTTGATGCAAAGGGTAATGACATTTTCTTACCTGAAACCGATGTTATCGCACAATACTTCTTACCGGGTAAGGCTATCGTAAGTTTGGATGACGGTGCAGCGGTGAGAGTAGGTGAACCATTGGCACGTATTCCGCAAGAATCCGTGGGGACGAAAGATATTACCGGTGGTCTTCCACGCGTAGCGGATCTCTTTGAAGCGCGTAAACCGAAAGAGCCTGCAATTTTGGCAGAAATCTCAGGTGTCGTCTCATTCGGTAAAGAAACCAAAGGCAAACGCCGTCTATTGATTACGCCAATTGAAGGTGAAGTGTACGAAGAAATGATTCCGAAATGGCGTCAGCTCAACGTATTTGAAGGTGAAATGGTACAGCGTGGTGATGTGATCTCCGATGGTGCCGAAACTCCGCACGATATTTTACGTTTACGTGGCGTACGCGCTGTAACCGAATATATCGTGAACGAAGTGCAAGATGTTTACCGCTTACAAGGGGTAAAAATCAACGATAAACACATTGAGGTTATCGTTCGCCAAATGTTGCGTAAAGCGATTATCACCAACGCTTATGATTCCGAGTTCCTAGAAGGGGAACAAGTGGAAGTGGCGCGCGTGAAAATCGTAAACCGTAAACGTGAAGCAGAGGGCAAACCACCGGTTGAATTCGAGCGCGAATTATTGGGTATCACCAAAGCCTCTCTTGCGACGGAATCCTTCATTTCTGCAGCATCGTTCCAAGAAACAACCCGTGTGTTAACGGAAGCGGCGGTTGCAGGTAAACGTGATGAATTACGCGGCTTGAAAGAAAACGTTATCGTAGGTCGTTTAATTCCGGCAGGTACCGGTTTTGCGTATCACCAAAATCGCATTAAAAACCGCCAAAAAGCATTGGAATCATCAGTGAAAGCGATCGAAACTCCGGCTTCATCTTTCGTTACCGATGCGGATATCGAAGCGGAATTTGAATTTGTCGCTGACGATGCAACCCAAAGCCTTGCCGCATTATTAAATTCCGAAATGGAAGATTAA
- a CDS encoding GNAT family N-acetyltransferase yields MYQIIKYSDINPDSLKSAFSQLSLEYLEDSSIIKSNIQSKSEEFLAELVYPDILSWYKKVDQEIRKNPENREMFISLSNESNAFCISGLMILKNTRDEKKICTLRVGDKYQGQGMGSEFLDKAIEFLGTNTPLITVPEESDKLFSKIFSKYGFEKTEEISGLYREGKKEYIYNGQFR; encoded by the coding sequence ATGTATCAAATAATAAAGTACTCAGATATTAATCCAGATAGTCTAAAGAGCGCATTTAGTCAATTATCATTAGAATATTTGGAGGATTCTTCAATTATTAAGAGTAACATTCAGAGTAAATCTGAGGAGTTCCTTGCTGAGCTTGTGTATCCAGATATCTTAAGCTGGTATAAAAAAGTTGATCAAGAAATTAGAAAGAATCCAGAAAATAGAGAAATGTTTATCTCTTTATCAAATGAAAGTAATGCATTCTGTATATCGGGATTAATGATTCTGAAAAATACTAGAGATGAAAAGAAAATTTGTACATTACGAGTGGGAGATAAATACCAAGGTCAAGGAATGGGATCTGAATTTTTAGATAAAGCTATTGAATTTTTGGGAACAAATACTCCTTTAATAACTGTGCCAGAAGAATCTGACAAGCTTTTTTCAAAAATTTTTTCAAAATATGGCTTTGAAAAAACAGAGGAAATTTCTGGATTATATAGAGAGGGTAAGAAAGAATATATTTATAATGGACAGTTTAGATGA
- the pepD gene encoding beta-Ala-His dipeptidase, translated as MSEITTLQPQLLWKWFDQICTIPHPSHYEDELANFIVNWAKEKQFFVERDEAGNVLIRKPATPGMENRTPVALQAHLDMVPQANEGNPHDFTKDPIRPYIDGDWVKAQGTTLGADNGIGLASALAVLESHDIAHPPLEVLLTMTEETGMDGALNLRRNWLQSKILINTDTEEIGEIYIGCAGGINANLEMPIQREANTFEHCLQLTLKGLRGGHSGCDIHTGRANAIKVLARVLAKLSQNQPHFQLAEIRGGSIRNAIPREAAAVFALNGDVKSLESAVKNLEVLLKEELAIVEPNLTLSVETSEKTEKVFTAESTESVIHLLNALPNGVIRNSDVIKNVVESSLSIGVLATENEKVAGTILVRSLIESGKDYVTELLRSIATLAGAKVEFSAPYPGWKPVNDSAIVNLTAKHYAELLGKQPEIKVIHAGLECGLLKEHYPHIEMVSIGPTIRNAHSPDEKVQISAVEMYWGILVRVLGDVLVK; from the coding sequence ATGTCTGAAATTACCACATTACAACCGCAACTATTATGGAAATGGTTTGATCAAATTTGTACAATCCCCCACCCCTCTCATTATGAAGATGAGTTGGCGAATTTCATTGTCAATTGGGCGAAAGAAAAACAATTTTTTGTAGAACGTGATGAAGCCGGTAATGTGCTGATTCGTAAACCTGCCACACCGGGTATGGAAAATCGCACACCGGTTGCACTCCAAGCGCATTTGGATATGGTGCCGCAAGCAAACGAGGGCAATCCGCACGATTTCACCAAAGATCCGATTCGCCCCTACATTGACGGCGACTGGGTAAAAGCACAAGGCACAACATTAGGAGCAGATAATGGGATTGGTTTGGCTTCAGCCCTTGCCGTGTTAGAGAGTCACGATATCGCACATCCACCCCTTGAAGTCTTGCTGACGATGACGGAAGAAACCGGTATGGACGGTGCGTTAAATCTTCGCCGTAACTGGTTGCAATCCAAAATTCTGATTAATACGGATACGGAAGAAATCGGCGAAATTTATATCGGTTGCGCCGGCGGCATTAACGCTAATTTGGAAATGCCGATTCAACGTGAAGCCAATACCTTTGAGCATTGCCTTCAACTCACGTTAAAAGGTTTACGCGGCGGTCATTCCGGTTGTGATATTCATACCGGCAGAGCCAATGCGATTAAAGTGCTTGCCCGTGTATTGGCAAAACTTTCGCAAAATCAACCGCACTTTCAGCTTGCTGAAATCCGTGGCGGCTCAATTCGTAATGCCATTCCTCGTGAAGCGGCAGCCGTATTCGCCCTTAATGGTGATGTAAAATCCCTTGAAAGTGCGGTCAAAAATCTGGAAGTTTTACTCAAAGAAGAACTGGCAATCGTCGAACCGAATTTAACCCTTTCTGTTGAAACCTCAGAAAAAACGGAAAAAGTCTTTACTGCCGAAAGTACAGAAAGCGTAATTCACCTTCTCAACGCCTTACCAAACGGCGTTATCCGTAATAGTGATGTAATTAAAAACGTGGTGGAAAGCTCATTGAGTATCGGTGTGTTAGCGACCGAAAATGAGAAAGTCGCCGGCACGATTTTAGTGCGTTCCCTCATTGAAAGCGGCAAAGATTACGTGACGGAATTACTCCGTTCTATTGCAACCTTAGCCGGTGCAAAAGTCGAATTCTCCGCTCCCTATCCCGGCTGGAAACCGGTAAATGATTCCGCCATCGTAAACCTCACCGCCAAACATTATGCGGAACTTCTAGGCAAACAACCCGAAATCAAAGTGATCCACGCAGGCCTTGAATGCGGTTTATTAAAAGAACATTACCCTCATATTGAAATGGTATCTATTGGTCCAACTATCCGCAACGCCCACTCACCGGACGAGAAAGTGCAGATTTCGGCGGTGGAGATGTATTGGGGGATTTTGGTGAGGGTGTTGGGGGATGTTTTAGTTAAGTAA
- the gpt gene encoding xanthine phosphoribosyltransferase yields MSEKYVVTWDMFQMHARKLSERLLPASQWKGIIAVSRGGLFPAAVLARELSIRHVETVCIASYHEHTSQGELQVLHAADVPNGGEGFIVVDDLVDTGNTARAIREMYPNAKFVTVFAKPAGAKLVDDYVIDIPQNTWIEQPWDLGLVFVPPLARK; encoded by the coding sequence ATGAGCGAAAAATATGTGGTGACTTGGGATATGTTCCAAATGCACGCCCGTAAATTATCAGAACGTTTACTTCCTGCTTCTCAATGGAAAGGCATTATTGCGGTGAGCCGCGGCGGTTTGTTCCCTGCTGCCGTATTGGCGCGTGAATTAAGCATTCGTCACGTAGAAACCGTTTGTATCGCCAGCTATCATGAGCACACCAGCCAAGGTGAACTTCAGGTTTTACACGCAGCGGATGTACCAAATGGCGGTGAAGGTTTTATTGTTGTTGATGATTTGGTGGATACCGGCAATACGGCGCGTGCGATTCGTGAAATGTATCCGAATGCAAAATTCGTCACCGTTTTCGCCAAACCCGCAGGTGCAAAATTAGTGGATGATTATGTGATCGACATTCCACAAAATACTTGGATTGAACAACCTTGGGATTTGGGTTTAGTGTTCGTTCCACCTCTCGCAAGAAAATAA
- the dnaE gene encoding DNA polymerase III subunit alpha: protein MTQPRFVHLRTHSDFSMIDGIAKVKPLVKACAANNMVAMALTDFTNFCGVVRFYGETLSAGIKPIIGADVRVRSTLCGDELFELTLLAKNNVGYKNITLLLSKAYQRGYEDLPYIDQDWLIEHREGVIILSGGTKGDVGKKLLKENAAETESAVKFYQEFFPDHFYLALTRTGKPDEERYIKAACNLAEEKGLPLVATNDVVFLKADDAEAHEIRVAIHDGYTLDDPKRPKLYTAQQYFRSEEEMCALFADIPSALENTLLIAQRCSVTLRLGEYFLPQFPTGELSTEDYLVKKSKEGLEERLAFLFPDEKVRSERRGEYDQRLQVELDVINQMGFPGYFLIVMEFIQWSKDNDIPVGPGRGSGAGSLVAYALKITDLDPLEFDLLFERFLNPERVSMPDFDVDFCMDGRDRVIEHVADTYGRGAVSQIITFGTMAAKAVIRDVGRVLGHPYGFVDRISKLVPPDPGMTLAKAFEAEPQLQKAYDSDEEVQALIDMARKLEGVTRNAGKHAGGVVISPTLITDFAPLYCDSEGLHPVTHFDKNDVEYAGLVKFDFLGLRTLTIIKWALDMINARMVREGKPMVDIASIPLDDQPSFDLLKRAETTAVFQLESRGMKDLIKRLQPDCFEDIIALVALFRPGPLQSGMVDNFIDRKHGREEVSYPDANYQHESLKPILEPTYGIILYQEQVMQIAQVLAGYTLGGADLLRRAMGKKKPEEMAKQRSVFEKGAIKNGIDGELSMKIFDLVEKFAGYGFNKSHSAAYALVSYQTLWLKTHFPAEFMAAVMTSEMDNTDKIVGLYDECLRMGLKVTPPDINVGKHHFSVNENGEIVYGIGAIKGVGEGPIEALVSARNEGGFFKDLFDLCARVDLKKINRRTFESLIMSGAFDKLGPHRAALAKNLEDALKASDQHAKDEAMGQSDMFGVLTESHEEVENAYANTPPYSEKQILDGERETLGLYLSSHPVSRYLKELSHYSSTRLKELTPNRRGQISTAAGLIVASRIAITKKGNRLGIATLDDRSGRLDITLFGESLEQFGEKLQKDTIVVVSGQVSEDDFSGGLKMTVRDMMTLDEARSRYAKSLALSLSDEQITPMFIKQLKDMLAPVSGGTLPINVYYQSPKGRALLRLGVQWSITPTDDILSELVNMLGESAVELEFG, encoded by the coding sequence ATGACCCAACCTCGTTTTGTCCATCTTCGTACACACAGTGATTTCTCTATGATTGACGGGATCGCCAAAGTGAAGCCATTGGTAAAGGCTTGTGCGGCAAATAATATGGTGGCGATGGCATTAACGGATTTCACCAACTTTTGCGGCGTGGTGCGCTTTTATGGTGAAACCCTTTCCGCCGGCATTAAGCCGATTATCGGTGCGGATGTGCGTGTGCGCAGTACGTTATGCGGTGATGAATTATTTGAATTGACCTTGTTGGCAAAAAATAATGTCGGCTATAAAAACATCACTTTGTTGCTGTCGAAAGCCTATCAGCGCGGCTATGAGGATTTGCCTTATATTGACCAGGATTGGCTGATTGAGCATCGAGAAGGGGTCATTATTTTGTCCGGTGGAACAAAAGGTGATGTGGGTAAAAAATTGTTGAAAGAAAATGCCGCAGAGACGGAAAGTGCGGTCAAATTTTATCAAGAATTTTTTCCTGATCACTTTTATCTTGCCTTAACCCGCACCGGTAAACCGGATGAAGAACGTTATATCAAAGCCGCCTGTAATCTTGCAGAGGAAAAAGGTTTGCCCTTGGTGGCAACCAATGATGTGGTGTTCCTAAAAGCGGACGATGCGGAAGCGCACGAAATCCGCGTGGCGATTCATGACGGCTATACCTTGGATGATCCGAAACGTCCGAAACTTTACACCGCACAACAATATTTCCGCAGTGAAGAAGAAATGTGCGCACTGTTTGCAGATATTCCTTCCGCCCTTGAAAATACCTTATTAATCGCCCAGCGTTGTAGTGTCACATTACGCCTTGGAGAATATTTCTTACCGCAATTTCCAACGGGGGAATTGAGTACCGAAGACTATTTGGTGAAGAAATCCAAAGAGGGATTGGAAGAACGCCTGGCGTTTTTGTTCCCTGATGAAAAAGTGCGGTCGGAAAGGCGTGGGGAATATGATCAACGTTTACAGGTTGAATTGGATGTGATTAACCAAATGGGCTTCCCCGGGTATTTTTTAATCGTAATGGAATTTATTCAGTGGTCGAAAGATAACGATATTCCCGTGGGACCAGGGCGTGGTTCCGGGGCGGGATCGCTTGTGGCTTACGCATTGAAGATTACCGATCTTGATCCGTTGGAATTTGACCTGCTTTTTGAACGTTTCTTAAATCCGGAACGGGTTTCGATGCCCGATTTTGACGTGGATTTTTGTATGGACGGGCGAGATCGAGTGATCGAACACGTAGCGGACACCTATGGGCGTGGGGCGGTTTCGCAAATTATTACGTTCGGTACGATGGCGGCGAAAGCGGTAATTCGAGATGTGGGGCGTGTGCTAGGGCATCCTTACGGCTTTGTTGATCGCATTTCAAAACTCGTTCCGCCTGATCCGGGAATGACTCTTGCCAAGGCTTTTGAAGCAGAACCACAGTTGCAAAAGGCTTATGACAGTGATGAAGAAGTACAAGCACTTATTGATATGGCGCGTAAACTGGAAGGGGTAACGCGAAATGCCGGTAAACACGCCGGTGGTGTGGTGATTTCGCCGACATTAATTACGGATTTTGCTCCGCTTTATTGCGATAGCGAAGGTTTGCACCCTGTCACCCATTTCGATAAAAACGATGTGGAATATGCCGGCTTGGTAAAATTCGACTTCCTAGGGTTGCGAACGCTCACTATCATTAAATGGGCGTTGGATATGATCAATGCGCGTATGGTGCGTGAGGGCAAACCGATGGTGGATATTGCCTCTATTCCATTGGACGATCAGCCGTCTTTCGATTTATTAAAACGAGCCGAAACGACTGCCGTTTTCCAATTGGAATCCCGCGGTATGAAAGATTTGATTAAACGCCTCCAACCGGACTGTTTTGAAGATATTATCGCATTGGTGGCATTGTTCCGCCCGGGGCCTTTGCAATCCGGTATGGTGGATAACTTTATCGATCGTAAACATGGGCGCGAAGAGGTTTCTTACCCTGATGCCAATTATCAGCACGAAAGCCTAAAACCGATTTTAGAACCGACTTACGGCATCATTTTGTATCAAGAGCAAGTAATGCAAATTGCACAAGTGCTTGCCGGTTATACTTTAGGGGGGGCTGATTTATTACGCCGTGCAATGGGTAAGAAAAAGCCGGAAGAAATGGCAAAACAGCGTTCTGTATTTGAAAAAGGGGCGATTAAAAACGGTATTGACGGTGAGCTTTCCATGAAGATTTTCGATTTGGTGGAAAAATTTGCCGGTTATGGTTTCAATAAATCCCACTCTGCCGCTTATGCCTTGGTATCTTATCAAACCCTATGGTTGAAAACGCACTTCCCGGCGGAATTTATGGCGGCAGTAATGACATCGGAAATGGATAATACCGATAAAATCGTTGGCTTGTATGACGAATGTTTGCGTATGGGATTGAAAGTTACACCACCGGATATTAATGTGGGGAAACATCATTTCAGTGTAAACGAAAACGGCGAAATCGTTTACGGAATCGGTGCGATTAAAGGCGTGGGGGAAGGCCCGATTGAGGCACTGGTGAGCGCGCGTAACGAGGGTGGATTTTTCAAAGATTTATTTGATTTATGTGCGCGGGTGGATCTGAAAAAAATCAATCGCCGTACCTTTGAAAGCCTGATTATGTCGGGGGCATTTGATAAACTCGGGCCGCACCGTGCCGCTCTTGCTAAAAATTTGGAAGATGCGCTTAAGGCATCGGATCAACACGCCAAAGATGAAGCTATGGGGCAATCAGATATGTTCGGCGTACTGACCGAATCTCACGAAGAGGTGGAAAACGCCTATGCGAATACGCCGCCTTACTCTGAAAAACAAATTTTAGATGGTGAGCGTGAAACCTTAGGGCTTTATTTGAGTAGCCATCCGGTAAGTCGTTATTTGAAAGAGCTTTCCCACTACAGCTCAACCCGCTTAAAAGAACTCACACCAAATCGTCGCGGACAAATCAGTACGGCCGCAGGGCTTATTGTAGCTTCGCGTATTGCCATCACCAAAAAAGGGAATCGGCTTGGTATTGCCACTTTGGATGATCGCTCCGGACGTTTGGATATTACTTTGTTTGGCGAAAGCTTAGAGCAATTTGGGGAAAAATTGCAGAAAGACACGATAGTCGTGGTTTCAGGGCAAGTCAGTGAGGATGATTTTTCCGGCGGTTTGAAAATGACGGTGCGTGATATGATGACTTTAGACGAAGCGCGTTCACGTTATGCCAAATCTCTTGCGCTCAGTCTTTCCGATGAACAAATCACACCAATGTTTATAAAACAATTAAAGGATATGCTTGCACCAGTTAGTGGTGGCACATTACCCATCAATGTGTATTATCAAAGTCCGAAAGGCAGGGCCTTATTGCGTCTTGGCGTTCAATGGTCGATTACACCGACGGACGATATTCTCTCTGAATTGGTGAATATGTTGGGGGAAAGTGCGGTTGAATTGGAGTTCGGATAA
- the def gene encoding peptide deformylase: MTALNVLIYPDDHLKVVCEPVAEVNDDIRKIVDDMFDTMYQQEGIGLAAPQVDILQRIITIDIEGDKQNQLVLINPEILASEGETGIEEGCLSIPGFRALVPRKEKVTVKALDREGKEFTLNADGLLAICIQHEIDHLNGILFVDYLSPLKRQRIKEKLMKYKKQAAKQ; the protein is encoded by the coding sequence ATGACCGCACTTAATGTATTAATTTATCCTGACGATCATTTAAAAGTGGTTTGCGAGCCTGTTGCCGAAGTAAATGATGATATTCGTAAAATTGTAGATGATATGTTTGATACGATGTATCAACAAGAGGGTATCGGTTTGGCAGCGCCGCAAGTGGATATTTTACAACGCATCATCACCATTGATATTGAAGGTGATAAACAAAATCAATTGGTGCTTATTAATCCGGAAATTTTGGCTTCTGAAGGTGAAACCGGTATTGAAGAAGGTTGCTTGTCTATCCCGGGTTTTCGCGCTTTGGTACCACGTAAAGAAAAGGTTACCGTGAAAGCTTTGGATCGTGAAGGTAAAGAATTTACCTTAAATGCTGACGGTTTACTTGCCATCTGTATTCAACACGAAATCGATCACTTAAACGGCATTTTGTTTGTGGATTATCTTTCCCCGCTAAAACGCCAACGTATTAAAGAAAAACTCATGAAGTATAAAAAACAGGCGGCGAAACAATAA